A single region of the Lycium barbarum isolate Lr01 chromosome 2, ASM1917538v2, whole genome shotgun sequence genome encodes:
- the LOC132627596 gene encoding transport inhibitor response 1-like protein, which yields MSGGGSSETMSEDEDHHRPSDLTTTGKSRNCCSNAAVNGGAFPDQVLENVLENVLCFLTHRRDRNSASLVSKSWYRAEALTRSEIFIGNCYAVSPVRVTTRFKRVTSVVIKGKPRFADFSLLPPDWGANFSPWGNVLGESYRGLEKLYLKRMSVSDDDLALLARCFPSFKELVLVCCEGFGTSGLAIVARDCRQIRVLDLIESEVSDDEVDWISYFPENKTCLESLTFDCVECPIDFEALERLVIRSPSLKRLRLNRFVSIAQLYRLMVRAPQLTNLGTGSFGNSLVNDEPDPDYASAFAACKSIVCLSGFREIVPEYLPAIYPVCGNLTSLNFSFAANINTEQFKSVISCCHKLQVLWVFDSVCDEGLEAVAATCKDLREIRVFPIEAREDADAPVSEVGLLAISEGCSKLQSILYFCQRMTNAAVIAMSKNCPDLVVFRLCIMGRHLPDHVTREPMDEGFGAIVKNCKKLTRLAVSGLLTDKAFSYIGQYGKLVRTLSVAFAGNSDLALKYVLEGCPKLQKLEIRDCPFGDLALRSGLHHYYNMRFLWLSSCRVTLEGCQEIARQLPRLVVEVIGSDDEEGSETSEHVNTLYMYRSLDGPRADVPSFVQIL from the exons ATGAGTGGTGGTGGTAGCAGTGAGACTATGTCTGAAGATGAGGACCACCACCGTCCTTCAGATCTCACGACCACCGGGAAATCAAGAAACTGTTGCTCAAACGCCGCCGTGAACGGCGGCGCGTTTCCAGATCAAGTTCTTGAAAATGTCTTAGAAAACGTTCTCTGTTTCCTTACACATCGACGTGACCGTAACTCTGCTTCCCTTGTTAGTAAATCTTGGTATAGAGCTGAAGCACTTACCAGATCCGAAATCTTTATTGGTAACTGTTATGCTGTCTCTCCGGTTCGGGTAACCACCCGGTTTAAACGGGTTACTTCTGTGGTTATTAAAGGGAAACCTAGGTTTGCTGATTTTAGTTTGTTGCCACCTGATTGGGGTGCAAACTTCAGTCCTTGGGGGAATGTTTTGGGTGAGTCGTACCGGGGCCTTGAGAAGTTGTACCTTAAAAGGATGAGTgtatctgatgatgatcttgctTTGCTTGCTCGTTGTTTTCCTAGTTTCAAAGAGCTTGTTCTTGTTTGTTGTGAAGGTTTTGGTACTAGTGGACTTGCTATTGTTGCACGTGATTGCAG GCAAATTAGAGTGCTTGATCTGATTGAGTCTGAGGTATCGGACGATGAAGTGGACTGGATTTCCTACTTCCCTGAGAACAAGACCTGTTTGGAGTCATTGACCTTTGATTGTGTTGAATGCCCCATTGATTTCGAGGCGTTGGAGAGGCTAGTAATCAGGTCACCTAGTTTGAAGAGACTAAGGTTGAATCGATTTGTTTCTATCGCCCAACTGTACCGGTTGATGGTTCGAGCCCCACAGCTTACCAATCTTGGAACAGGCTCATTTGGCAACTCATTGGTCAATGATGAACCTGATCCTGATTATGCTTCGGCATTTGCTGCCTGCAAATCCATTGTTTGTCTCTCTGGTTTCAGGGAAATTGTTCCAGAATATCTGCCTGCAATCTATCCAGTTTGTGGAAATCTGACCTCTCTTAATTTCAGCTTTGCTGCCAACATTAATACTGAACAATTCAAATCTGTCATTAGCTGCTGCCATAAGCTCCAAGTATTGTGG GTATTTGATTCTGTATGTGATGAAGGACTTGAGGCAGTTGCTGCGACATGTAAGGATCTGCGGGAGATTCGGGTTTTCCCTATCGAAGCTCGGGAAGATGCAGACGCCCCTGTTTCTGAAGTAGGTCTCCTTGCAATTTCCGAGGGTTGCAGTAAACTTCAGTCCATCTTATATTTCTGCCAAAGAATGACAAATGCAGCTGTTATAGCTATGTCAAAGAACTGCCCAGACCTTGTGGTATTCCGACTATGCATTATGGGGCGACACTTGCCTGACCATGTTACTCGTGAACCAATGGATGAAGGATTTGGGGCTATTGTCAAGAACTGTAAGAAGCTTACTAGACTCGCTGTATCTGGTTTACTGACTGATAAGGCTTTCAGTTACATTGGACAATACGGGAAACTAGTCCGAACGTTATCAGTTGCTTTTGCTGGAAACAGCGACCTGGCTCTTAAGTATGTGCTTGAGGGCTGCCCTAAGTTGCAGAAGTTAGAGATCAGGGATTGCCCATTTGGAGATTTGGCATTGCGTTCTGGTTTACACCACTATTACAACATGAGGTTCCTTTGGCTGTCATCTTGTAGAGTAACTCTAGAAGGTTGTCAGGAGATTGCTCGCCAATTACCCCGTCTAGTAGTGGAAGTGATTGGTTCGGATGATGAAGAAGGGAGTGAGACTAGTGAGCATGTCAATACATTGTACATGTATCGGTCTCTTGATGGACCAAGGGCTGATGTACCATCATTTGTGCAAATACTGTGA
- the LOC132627594 gene encoding uncharacterized protein LOC132627594 isoform X5: MLLGSRCSFKSALQESQQKRKIMILKDTIRARNKFVDKCTWNRTAKRRRNKLGVDLEFSSSGANIFIKQIWYYVILRRLPICKWENKSINFLTGIVGIRNEHLIM, translated from the exons ATGTAGCTTCAAAAGTGCCCTTCAAGAGTCTCAGCAGAAAcgaaaaatcatgattttaaaagATACAATTCGAGCACGTAACAA GTTTGTTGACAAATGTACGTGGAACAGAACTGCAAAAAGGAGAAGAAATAAACTAGGCGTGGATCTAGAATTTTCATCAAGTGGGGCAAACATATTCATAAAACAGATTTG GTATTATGTCATTTTGAGGAGGCTGCCAATTTGCAAGTGGGAGAATAAATCAATTAACTTCCTGACTGGTATTGTCGGCATTCGGAATGAACAT CTGATTATGTAG
- the LOC132627594 gene encoding uncharacterized protein LOC132627594 isoform X8 translates to MLLGSRCSFKSALQESQQKRKIMILKDTIRARNKYYVILRRLPICKWENKSINFLTGIVGIRNEHTMFPRVKLYVIILHVERCFSERETTWSS, encoded by the exons ATGTAGCTTCAAAAGTGCCCTTCAAGAGTCTCAGCAGAAAcgaaaaatcatgattttaaaagATACAATTCGAGCACGTAACAA GTATTATGTCATTTTGAGGAGGCTGCCAATTTGCAAGTGGGAGAATAAATCAATTAACTTCCTGACTGGTATTGTCGGCATTCGGAATGAACAT ACAATGTTTCCTCGGGTTAAATTGTATGTCATCATCTTGCATGTCGAGAGATGTTTCAGTGAAAGGGAGACAACATGGAGTTCCTAG
- the LOC132627594 gene encoding uncharacterized protein LOC132627594 isoform X3, whose product MLLGSRCSFKSALQESQQKRKIMILKDTIRARNKFVDKCTWNRTAKRRRNKLGVDLEFSSSGANIFIKQIWYYVILRRLPICKWENKSINFLTGIVGIRNEHEREKKKN is encoded by the exons ATGTAGCTTCAAAAGTGCCCTTCAAGAGTCTCAGCAGAAAcgaaaaatcatgattttaaaagATACAATTCGAGCACGTAACAA GTTTGTTGACAAATGTACGTGGAACAGAACTGCAAAAAGGAGAAGAAATAAACTAGGCGTGGATCTAGAATTTTCATCAAGTGGGGCAAACATATTCATAAAACAGATTTG GTATTATGTCATTTTGAGGAGGCTGCCAATTTGCAAGTGGGAGAATAAATCAATTAACTTCCTGACTGGTATTGTCGGCATTCGGAATGAACAT gaaagagaaaagaaaaagaattag
- the LOC132627594 gene encoding uncharacterized protein LOC132627594 isoform X1 gives MLLGSRCSFKSALQESQQKRKIMILKDTIRARNKFVDKCTWNRTAKRRRNKLGVDLEFSSSGANIFIKQIWYYVILRRLPICKWENKSINFLTGIVGIRNEHTMFPRVKLYVIILHVERCFSERETTWSS, from the exons ATGTAGCTTCAAAAGTGCCCTTCAAGAGTCTCAGCAGAAAcgaaaaatcatgattttaaaagATACAATTCGAGCACGTAACAA GTTTGTTGACAAATGTACGTGGAACAGAACTGCAAAAAGGAGAAGAAATAAACTAGGCGTGGATCTAGAATTTTCATCAAGTGGGGCAAACATATTCATAAAACAGATTTG GTATTATGTCATTTTGAGGAGGCTGCCAATTTGCAAGTGGGAGAATAAATCAATTAACTTCCTGACTGGTATTGTCGGCATTCGGAATGAACAT ACAATGTTTCCTCGGGTTAAATTGTATGTCATCATCTTGCATGTCGAGAGATGTTTCAGTGAAAGGGAGACAACATGGAGTTCCTAG
- the LOC132627594 gene encoding uncharacterized protein LOC132627594 isoform X2, with amino-acid sequence MLLGSRCSFKSALQESQQKRKIMILKDTIRARNKFVDKCTWNRTAKRRRNKLGVDLEFSSSGANIFIKQIWYYVILRRLPICKWENKSINFLTGIVGIRNEHDNLESPASVCRH; translated from the exons ATGTAGCTTCAAAAGTGCCCTTCAAGAGTCTCAGCAGAAAcgaaaaatcatgattttaaaagATACAATTCGAGCACGTAACAA GTTTGTTGACAAATGTACGTGGAACAGAACTGCAAAAAGGAGAAGAAATAAACTAGGCGTGGATCTAGAATTTTCATCAAGTGGGGCAAACATATTCATAAAACAGATTTG GTATTATGTCATTTTGAGGAGGCTGCCAATTTGCAAGTGGGAGAATAAATCAATTAACTTCCTGACTGGTATTGTCGGCATTCGGAATGAACAT GACAATTTGGAGTCGCCAGCATCAGTGTGTCGTCATTAA
- the LOC132627594 gene encoding uncharacterized protein LOC132627594 isoform X9 has translation MLLGSRCSFKSALQESQQKRKIMILKDTIRARNKYYVILRRLPICKWENKSINFLTGIVGIRNEHVHKVMDRNSSILIVAEHLLLNHK, from the exons ATGTAGCTTCAAAAGTGCCCTTCAAGAGTCTCAGCAGAAAcgaaaaatcatgattttaaaagATACAATTCGAGCACGTAACAA GTATTATGTCATTTTGAGGAGGCTGCCAATTTGCAAGTGGGAGAATAAATCAATTAACTTCCTGACTGGTATTGTCGGCATTCGGAATGAACAT GTACATAAGGTGATGGACAGAAATTCATCAATACTGATTGTGGCTGAGCATCTTCTCCTAAATCACAAATGA
- the LOC132627594 gene encoding uncharacterized protein LOC132627594 isoform X4 — protein sequence MLLGSRCSFKSALQESQQKRKIMILKDTIRARNKFVDKCTWNRTAKRRRNKLGVDLEFSSSGANIFIKQIWYYVILRRLPICKWENKSINFLTGIVGIRNEHKQEYRC from the exons ATGTAGCTTCAAAAGTGCCCTTCAAGAGTCTCAGCAGAAAcgaaaaatcatgattttaaaagATACAATTCGAGCACGTAACAA GTTTGTTGACAAATGTACGTGGAACAGAACTGCAAAAAGGAGAAGAAATAAACTAGGCGTGGATCTAGAATTTTCATCAAGTGGGGCAAACATATTCATAAAACAGATTTG GTATTATGTCATTTTGAGGAGGCTGCCAATTTGCAAGTGGGAGAATAAATCAATTAACTTCCTGACTGGTATTGTCGGCATTCGGAATGAACAT AAACAAGAATATAGATGCTAA
- the LOC132627594 gene encoding uncharacterized protein LOC132627594 isoform X6 produces the protein MLLGSRCSFKSALQESQQKRKIMILKDTIRARNKFVDKCTWNRTAKRRRNKLGVDLEFSSSGANIFIKQIWYYVILRRLPICKWENKSINFLTGIVGIRNEHV, from the exons ATGTAGCTTCAAAAGTGCCCTTCAAGAGTCTCAGCAGAAAcgaaaaatcatgattttaaaagATACAATTCGAGCACGTAACAA GTTTGTTGACAAATGTACGTGGAACAGAACTGCAAAAAGGAGAAGAAATAAACTAGGCGTGGATCTAGAATTTTCATCAAGTGGGGCAAACATATTCATAAAACAGATTTG GTATTATGTCATTTTGAGGAGGCTGCCAATTTGCAAGTGGGAGAATAAATCAATTAACTTCCTGACTGGTATTGTCGGCATTCGGAATGAACAT GTATAA
- the LOC132627594 gene encoding uncharacterized protein LOC132627594 isoform X7, producing MLLGSRFVDKCTWNRTAKRRRNKLGVDLEFSSSGANIFIKQIWYYVILRRLPICKWENKSINFLTGIVGIRNEHTMFPRVKLYVIILHVERCFSERETTWSS from the exons GTTTGTTGACAAATGTACGTGGAACAGAACTGCAAAAAGGAGAAGAAATAAACTAGGCGTGGATCTAGAATTTTCATCAAGTGGGGCAAACATATTCATAAAACAGATTTG GTATTATGTCATTTTGAGGAGGCTGCCAATTTGCAAGTGGGAGAATAAATCAATTAACTTCCTGACTGGTATTGTCGGCATTCGGAATGAACAT ACAATGTTTCCTCGGGTTAAATTGTATGTCATCATCTTGCATGTCGAGAGATGTTTCAGTGAAAGGGAGACAACATGGAGTTCCTAG